ATCGCCCCAATGGCAATAGGGCTAGGAATCTTTTCAGGGTATGCCTTTTTTCAAAATATATATTTTAGCTTTAATAAGGTTGGAGCCTTTGGCAAACCAAAATTCATTGGACTTGAAAATTACATCAATGCATTTACGGATCCGGATTTCTTTTTAGCATTGAAAAACACCTTCTTTTATACTATTTTTGGGGTGCCTTTAGTCATTATATTTTCCGTTATAATAGCTCACCTGCTGAATAAGAAGATTAAAGGGCGTACGTTCTATAGAGTTTGTATCTTCGTACCAGCTATTACCATGCCTGCAGCTATCGGCATATTGTGGCGTTGGCTCTTAAATTATAAATTCGGCATTGTTAATTATTTGCTAGAGAAGGTTGGAATAACCTCAGTAGCTTGGCTCAGTGAACCGAAAACTGTAAAATGGGCAATCTTGATAGCCCTTGTTTGGTCAATGGTAAGTTATTATGTAATTATAATGTTAGGCGGAATGCAGTCTATCGATCCATCATATTATGAGGCGGCAATAGTAGACGGAGCCGGTCCTGTCCAATTGTTTTTTAAAGTAACTATACCATTATTAACTCCAATTATTTTCTTTTCTACAATAATGTCAGCAATAGGAATTCTGCAGATCTTTGACTTCATATTTTTAATGATACAAAGAAATTCCATTGCTTATCAGTATTCTATAAGCGTAGTAACCTATTTCTATGAGTTAGCATTTGTTAAAAACCTGCGTGGATACGCTTCAGCAATATCCATCATCTTATGCAGTATTATAATGATTTTCACTAGCGCACAATTATATTTCCAAAAGTATTGGGTA
The genomic region above belongs to Clostridium swellfunianum and contains:
- a CDS encoding carbohydrate ABC transporter permease, with the protein product MGIKRIKYSSRRLNEIIAGYLFIAPMAIGLGIFSGYAFFQNIYFSFNKVGAFGKPKFIGLENYINAFTDPDFFLALKNTFFYTIFGVPLVIIFSVIIAHLLNKKIKGRTFYRVCIFVPAITMPAAIGILWRWLLNYKFGIVNYLLEKVGITSVAWLSEPKTVKWAILIALVWSMVSYYVIIMLGGMQSIDPSYYEAAIVDGAGPVQLFFKVTIPLLTPIIFFSTIMSAIGILQIFDFIFLMIQRNSIAYQYSISVVTYFYELAFVKNLRGYASAISIILCSIIMIFTSAQLYFQKYWVNYDN